The following proteins are co-located in the Candidatus Thermoplasmatota archaeon genome:
- a CDS encoding (Fe-S)-binding protein, producing MRKLDISKLDVLALMRYDACTRCGECTATCPTGGEAQDVELVTPRGKILRLKEFYKSQYGMRAKLLGPKEIPDEQLKELASRAYECTICGQCKTVCPAHLDTIEMWENMREFLVANGLAPLPAHEQIVKSIENYDNPWMQPRTQRSRWSKRIEKEVKIKDATKEKCEVLFFVGCTAAYDPNIRDMAIDAARVLARAGIDFGTLGNEEGCCGSTLLRTGLLESARCLARKNIEQFKKASPSVIVTSCAGCYKTIRQDYPKVGRVDAKVVHITQFVNELLLSGRLKLDKKVEGVVTFHDPCHLGRHNKLYDEPRKLLEAIPGLKMIEMERTREEARCCGAGGGVKTAFPELAQKISSLRIEDAERTGADFLATSCPFCYQSLKAAIEAKGSKLKMVDIMELVTLSCTDRT from the coding sequence GTCGAACTCGTCACACCTCGGGGCAAGATCCTCCGACTGAAGGAATTCTACAAGAGTCAATATGGCATGAGGGCGAAGCTCCTGGGTCCGAAGGAGATCCCGGATGAACAACTGAAGGAGCTAGCCTCCAGAGCGTATGAGTGCACCATATGCGGTCAGTGTAAGACCGTGTGCCCGGCGCATCTGGATACCATCGAGATGTGGGAGAATATGCGAGAGTTCCTGGTCGCCAACGGCCTCGCCCCTCTGCCCGCACACGAGCAGATCGTCAAGAGCATCGAGAACTACGACAACCCGTGGATGCAGCCACGGACACAACGTTCGAGATGGTCGAAGCGGATCGAGAAGGAAGTCAAGATCAAGGATGCTACCAAGGAGAAGTGCGAAGTTCTGTTCTTCGTAGGATGTACCGCTGCATATGATCCGAACATACGCGACATGGCGATAGACGCCGCGCGCGTGCTCGCCCGGGCGGGAATTGATTTCGGAACGCTCGGGAACGAGGAGGGATGTTGCGGCTCGACTTTGCTGAGGACCGGGTTGTTGGAGTCCGCGCGCTGTCTCGCAAGGAAGAATATAGAGCAATTCAAGAAGGCATCGCCATCCGTCATCGTCACGAGCTGTGCGGGCTGCTACAAGACCATCAGGCAGGACTACCCTAAGGTCGGCAGGGTGGATGCAAAGGTTGTCCACATAACTCAGTTCGTGAACGAGCTCTTGTTGAGCGGCAGGCTGAAGCTCGACAAGAAAGTGGAAGGAGTCGTGACATTCCACGACCCATGCCATCTGGGCAGGCACAACAAGTTGTACGACGAGCCGAGGAAGCTCCTTGAGGCAATTCCAGGGTTGAAGATGATCGAGATGGAGCGGACGAGGGAAGAGGCAAGGTGCTGTGGTGCCGGAGGGGGGGTCAAGACCGCCTTCCCCGAACTCGCGCAGAAGATTTCATCGCTCAGGATCGAGGACGCAGAGCGGACCGGTGCGGACTTCCTCGCGACCTCATGCCCGTTCTGCTACCAGAGCCTCAAAGCTGCGATCGAGGCAAAGGGCTCGAAGCTGAAGATGGTCGATATCATGGAGCTGGTGACACTCTCATGCACGGACCGAACCTGA
- a CDS encoding MFS transporter: MDRRAFAGLMLIETMLAFGNTFAASFNLIYLFKHLDMPIWTGPIYLGIGFFISIFVSLWMSWRPHLDPRNAMLVGLLFLVAEFAIFLTVRDGWLLIILVGCSFGLFYPLFWTPTNILMAQLTDRDDRGVTYGAFFFVWPLATFIAPFIGGLVIGWASYQVLFALGIVIIGLTALVIVAYRKYIPKDQVMKIRLEVIGRRNVVSVLGEGGFEGVFWVDITIIAYMFTQSELDLGALFSMFGLAAGVMAVILGKISDKIHDRRTFVVMSTLASVPCALLIGLADSLNQFAIATGLLEFAAFAFPMFVFAILTDKFEEAKNDSVLGREYLLDIGRAGSIGLLIVLLYLGVSPQHCFLLTIPFLLMGALAWEPKKGARPLPGVAGHADQLH; this comes from the coding sequence ATGGACAGGCGTGCATTCGCGGGCCTGATGTTGATTGAGACGATGCTCGCGTTCGGGAACACGTTCGCCGCCTCGTTCAATCTCATATACCTGTTCAAACACCTCGACATGCCCATCTGGACCGGGCCGATCTACTTGGGCATCGGGTTCTTCATATCGATCTTCGTCAGCCTCTGGATGTCCTGGAGACCGCACCTGGACCCTAGGAACGCGATGCTCGTGGGCCTTCTGTTCCTGGTCGCGGAGTTCGCGATCTTCCTCACGGTTCGAGACGGCTGGCTGCTGATCATCCTTGTGGGTTGCTCCTTCGGGCTCTTCTACCCGTTATTCTGGACTCCGACGAACATACTCATGGCGCAGTTGACGGACAGAGACGATCGGGGCGTGACCTACGGAGCCTTCTTCTTCGTCTGGCCCCTTGCGACCTTCATCGCACCCTTCATTGGAGGGCTCGTCATCGGGTGGGCCAGCTACCAAGTCCTGTTCGCCCTCGGGATAGTCATCATCGGCCTGACGGCACTCGTGATCGTTGCCTACAGGAAGTATATCCCGAAGGACCAGGTCATGAAGATACGGCTCGAGGTGATCGGGAGGAGGAACGTGGTCTCGGTCCTGGGAGAGGGAGGGTTCGAGGGGGTGTTCTGGGTCGACATCACGATCATCGCCTACATGTTCACGCAGAGCGAACTCGACCTAGGAGCTCTGTTCTCCATGTTCGGCTTGGCAGCGGGGGTCATGGCCGTCATCCTCGGGAAGATATCGGACAAGATACATGACAGGCGGACCTTCGTCGTCATGAGCACACTAGCATCAGTCCCGTGCGCTCTCCTGATAGGCTTAGCCGACAGTCTCAACCAGTTCGCGATCGCGACTGGGCTCTTGGAGTTCGCCGCCTTTGCCTTCCCGATGTTCGTGTTCGCCATCCTGACAGACAAGTTCGAGGAGGCGAAGAATGATTCCGTCCTAGGGCGGGAGTACTTGCTAGACATCGGCCGGGCGGGCAGCATCGGCTTGCTTATTGTCCTGCTGTATCTCGGCGTCAGCCCGCAGCATTGCTTCCTGCTGACGATCCCCTTCCTGCTCATGGGGGCGTTAGCGTGGGAGCCGAAGAAGGGCGCGAGGCCGCTGCCAGGCGTTGCGGGGCATGCTGACCAACTGCACTGA
- the nadC gene encoding carboxylating nicotinate-nucleotide diphosphorylase, whose protein sequence is MKSKTHEFLREDIGSGDITSDLVIPSAETAKGRIICKEDCVLAGLAEASEIFEELGARVVKSRKDGVPAKRGDVVLEVKGPAKALLAGERLALNMIMRMSGIATLTDALVKKCRKSNPKVRVAATRKTTPGFREFEKRAVRLGGGDPHRMGLYDAVLIKNNHIAIAGGVAEALKRAKHGSFTKKIEIEVETEKDAYTALANGADIIMLDNFEPKNAKKLIKELKAKRPDVLIEVSGGIRPDNIDKYASAADIISLGWLTHSVKSVDFSMKIEKT, encoded by the coding sequence ATGAAATCGAAGACACATGAGTTCCTCAGGGAGGACATCGGGTCCGGGGACATCACCTCCGATCTGGTCATCCCATCCGCCGAGACGGCCAAAGGAAGAATCATCTGCAAGGAGGACTGCGTCTTGGCCGGGTTGGCCGAGGCGTCGGAGATATTTGAGGAACTCGGCGCGAGAGTCGTCAAGAGCAGGAAGGACGGGGTCCCTGCCAAGAGAGGAGATGTCGTCCTGGAGGTCAAGGGGCCCGCGAAGGCGCTTCTGGCTGGGGAAAGGCTCGCCCTCAACATGATCATGCGCATGAGCGGCATCGCCACGCTCACGGACGCGCTGGTCAAGAAATGCAGGAAGTCCAACCCGAAGGTCAGGGTGGCCGCGACCAGGAAGACCACTCCCGGGTTCAGGGAGTTCGAGAAGAGAGCGGTCCGGCTCGGAGGCGGTGATCCGCACAGGATGGGGCTCTATGACGCCGTTCTGATCAAGAACAACCACATCGCTATCGCTGGCGGAGTTGCAGAGGCGCTGAAGCGGGCCAAGCACGGGAGCTTCACGAAGAAGATCGAGATCGAGGTCGAGACCGAAAAGGATGCGTACACGGCCCTCGCGAACGGGGCCGACATCATAATGCTGGACAACTTCGAGCCCAAGAACGCCAAGAAGCTCATCAAGGAGCTCAAGGCAAAGAGGCCGGACGTGCTGATCGAGGTCTCCGGCGGGATCAGGCCGGACAACATAGACAAGTATGCCTCCGCAGCTGACATCATCTCGTTGGGCTGGCTCACTCACTCTGTCAAATCCGTGGACTTCTCCATGAAGATAGAGAAGACCTGA